ggggGGCTGTGCTGAGGGAGTGAGCCCAGAGCCTTGCGCATGCGCCATACCACTTAACAACCTTGGGCCCCGGAAGCCTCttagttatgaaaaattgtaccGGTCACATTGTCTTAACAAACTCATACTTAGCGgttcaaatgttaaaaataaaactgagcccggcaggtggcacatgcctgtaatcccagtgacttagaatgctgaggcaggaggatcagagttgaaagccagcctcagcaatggcaaggcctaagcaactcagcaagaccctgtctcaaaataaaatattaaaaagggctggggatgtggctcagtaattaagcgCCCCTAGGCTCAATACCTGGTaacaaacaaactgaaaacaacattTAATCTATTATCAATTCTGACTGCTTGAGTAGGAGGGAGAAGGCAGTTAGAACACCTGTGAATGAGGCCGTGTGCAAACCTCATGTGACGTCACAGAGCTCCCGGTAGGAAAAGAGTCATTTCCATCTAAGCCATCCTAAGGGGAGTTGCCTCTGGGCCTCCCTGGCACCGGTGGGTGGGCCTGCTCACCAAAAGATCTCACCGCGGCCATGAGCGGTAAAGAATGTTTCAAGTGTGGACGGTCTGGCCACTGGGCCCGGGAGTGCCCTAAAGGAGGAGCTCGAGGGCGAGGACCTAGAGGCCGAGGCAGAGGTCCTCAGTGCAGTTCCACCACCCAATCTGACATCTGTTACCGCTGTGGTGAGACTGGTCATCATGTCAAAAACTGTGACCTTCACCAGAACATCTGCTACAACTGCGGGAGAAGTGGCCACATCGCCAAAGACTGTATGGATCCTAAAAGAGACAGAGAACAGTGCTGTTACACCTGCGGCAGACCAGGCCATTTAGCTCGTGATTGTGACCATCAGGAAGAACAGAAATGCTACTCTTGCGGTGAATTCGGGCACATCCAGAAAGACTGTACCCAAGTCAAATGCTACCGATGTGGCGAGACCGGCCATGTAGCAGTGAACTGTAGTAAGGCAAGCGAAGTGAACTGCTACCGCTGTGGCGAATCTGGACATCTAGCCAGGGAATGCCCCATTGAGGCTACTGCTTAGATCACTCCCCTACCCCCCTCTTCTTGGTTAGTTGTATTTTCGCTAAAATCTCTTCATTGACCAAAAGATTGATATGGAAGCTACTCTTAGGCCAGCAAACTTTATTTATCACGTTAAAGGAGGAAAGGGCTgggaggaaaaagtaaaaaaaaaaaaaaaattattgtaattaATGTGCTGTTTCTGTACCACCCAGGAATCCAGATGTTGAATAGTCATTCTGAGCACTAGGCAATTTCTTGGTTCTTTGGGTGTATTTTGATTTCCACACTTAGAAGATATTAGTAAACAAATCGGAATGAGTGTAGGAACCCAGCCCTTGAGTCTTATCACCATGGAAACAGATTAAAATATATTGAGTGTCCAATGGAGGTAAATTTCCATAGAGAAAAAGAACACCAAGTAAGAGAATTGAAAGTCTGTATATGTGGAGGGGGGAAGACAATGTAGTTCTCTTTTAAATTCACAAGGTCATCCTGAGGAGATAACATTTCCTCAGAGATCCATGGAGCAAATAAAGTTGATTTTGGAAATGTTTGTGATCTTGTTGGTTTTATTATGTTGatgactttaaattattttacctcattagcttttaaataaaagacatggcgtttaatgaaaataaattagaaaaagctTTGAGAAAGAGAgtattcagaaaaacaaaaatagcatttCCCATGTGTCAGAAAACAAGTATTAAAATTAAACACAGTTTGAGGCTTAGTAATTTCAAAAATACTCTTCACAGTAATGAAAtttaagtttttgaaaaaaatctatttttacatctataaaaatattgagttatggggtgggggtgtagcttagtagtagagcacttggctagcatgggCAAGGATCTGGGTAATTGGGAGATAGGGTGGAGTTAATTATTGTgtcaggagaaaacagaagttgtAATGGGAAATGGtttagaaaataacaataatggcAATGCTACGTACCAAATTTGGAATATGCGGCAGGAAAATTACAGCAGGTAGACTAGCATAGGAGGTACAATTTTTGTCCTATAAACTCAAATGATCAAAaagtataacttaaaaaaatgtaatttataacaGACCACATTCTGTTATGAATCTTCATAAGCTTTGCCATGCAATCTTTCATTCCCATCTGAGAGACTCTTTTATTTCAGCTGAGT
This sequence is a window from Ictidomys tridecemlineatus isolate mIctTri1 chromosome X, mIctTri1.hap1, whole genome shotgun sequence. Protein-coding genes within it:
- the Zcchc13 gene encoding zinc finger CCHC domain-containing protein 13, whose product is MSGKECFKCGRSGHWARECPKGGARGRGPRGRGRGPQCSSTTQSDICYRCGETGHHVKNCDLHQNICYNCGRSGHIAKDCMDPKRDREQCCYTCGRPGHLARDCDHQEEQKCYSCGEFGHIQKDCTQVKCYRCGETGHVAVNCSKASEVNCYRCGESGHLARECPIEATA